The Sebastes fasciatus isolate fSebFas1 chromosome 4, fSebFas1.pri, whole genome shotgun sequence genome window below encodes:
- the LOC141766435 gene encoding uncharacterized protein LOC141766435 — protein MMMCSCVHNKYDLLQIIIDNDKTVDLKQLGMGNSSALSISGSNISTNGSLSGHDPFNSLWSFWSFLMTMDSYMEMMNKCHVETGKVSWLAVKVFVLVTALPANAGLMWLLLKRRSAMTPSEVLGLNVSVMDVLYCLCLPLDIYSTLHETSQVTCSVREALFALNIFGCPLLLTFMCLERYVAAARPVAYIRLGRREYRVALCAGAWLLTLTVALLGYFVQMFTMALSLSITISLLFVVMLLCLLAIVWVLCQSGPGHASGSSVPLKRRALKNIVAVMVPSVVAYSPVVALVPYMSVILSRPSETISSAQCCVLQVLLLFPNFGLFIGPMFYLTRFRQVACWTKDQQNPNSRTQAE, from the coding sequence ATGatgatgtgttcatgtgttcataacaaatatgatttattacagattaTTATTGATAACGATAAAACAGTTGATCTTAAACAACTGGGGATGGGGAACAGCAGTGCATTGTCCATCAGTGGAAGCAACATCAGCACCAACGGGTCTCTCAGCGGACACGATCCGTTCAATTCCCTCTGGTCCTTCTGGTCCTTCCTCATGACCATGGACAGTTACATGGAGATGATGAACAAGTGTCACGTGGAAACTGGTAAAGTGAGCTGGTTGGCGGTGAAGGTCTTCGTATTGGTGACAGCACTTCCAGCTAACGCAGGCTTGATGTGGCTGCTGCTGAAGAGGAGGAGCGCCATGACGCCATCTGAGGTGTTGGGACTCAACGTGTCCGTCATGGATGTCCTGTACTGCCTCTGTCTGCCTCTGGACATCTACTCCACCCTACACGAGACCTCTCAGGTGACCTGCTCCGTCCGCGAAGCCCTCTTCGCTCTCAACATCTTTGGCTGTCCGCTGCTGTTGACCTTCATGTGTTTGGAGCGCTACGTGGCGGCGGCCCGGCCCGTCGCCTACATCAGGCTGGGGAGGCGGGAGTACCGGGTGGCGCTGTGTGCCGGCGCCTGGCTCCTCACCCTGACCGTGGCCCTGCTGGGGTATTTCGTCCAGATGTTCACAATGGCTCTGTCTCTGTCCATCACCATCTCGCTGCTCTTCGTGGTCATGCTGCTGTGTCTGCTGGCCATCGTGTGGGTGTTGTGTCAGAGCGGGCCGGGCCACGCTTCGGGCTCCAGTGTGCCGCTGAAGAGGAGAGCTCTGAAGAACATCGTGGCGGTGATGGTACCGTCGGTGGTGGCGTACTCTCCTGTGGTGGCTCTGGTCCCCTACATGTCTGTGATCTTATCCAGGCCCTCCGAGACCATCAGCTCGGCTCAGTGCTGCGTCCTGCAGGTCCTGCTGCTCTTCCCAAACTTCGGACTGTTCATCGGTCCCATGTTCTACCTGACCCGGTTCAGACAGGTGGCCTGCTGGACCAAAGACCAGCAGAACCCAAACTCCAGAACCCAGGCAGAGTAG
- the LOC141766433 gene encoding carbohydrate sulfotransferase 8: MKLVCPLYRPLWFLMLLGAGSLLLLVHLQDLTEMVLQQNPGVNSLEAPRWPVEKDDDVVTGQTLVKLKDSESLLVLEDAVGSKPPVTKRHRKLLLKNPAGGEEELHLQQQLAETLASRRRLLTDVCAKYRPGVTEQLVSRRQLSRVFVEDRSRLLYCEVPKAGCSNWKRVLMVLGGSATSTRDIPHDAAHYGNHLRRLESYDRTGTAERLRSYTKVLFVREPFERLVSAFRDKFESPNSYYHPVFGRPIISRYRANATHTALRTGAGVTFREFVQYLLDVRRPVGMDIHWEPISQLCNPCLLRYNFIGKFESLKEEANFLLQNIGAPRNLTFPDFKDRNPRAERTSSRITQSYFSQLNATERQKAFDFYYMDYLMFNYPKPFTDLH; encoded by the exons ATGAAGCTGGTCTGCCCTCTGTACCGCCCCCTGTGGTTCCTCATGCTGCTGGGAGCCggatctctgctgctgctggtccaCCTCCAGGACCTGACCGAGATGGTCCTGCAACAGAACCCAG GTGTGAACTCGCTGGAGGCTCCCAGGTGGCCCGTTGAGAAG gaTGACGACGTTGTGACCGGTCAGACTCTGGTGAAGCTGAAGGACTCTGAGTCTCTGTTGGTTCTGGAGGACGCCGTCGGCTCCAAACCGCCGGTCACCAAACGCCACAGGAAGCTGCTCCTGAAGAACCCTGCCGGTGGCGAGGAGGAACtacatctgcagcagcagctggcgGAGACGCTGGCGTCCCGGCGCCGACTGCTGACCGACGTCTGTGCCAAATACCGGCCGGGCGTCACGGAGCAGCTGGTCTCGCGGCGGCAGTTGTCCCGGGTTTTCGTGGAGGACCGGTCCAGGCTACTCTACTGCGAGGTGCCCAAAGCCGGCTGCTCCAACTGGAAGCGGGTGCTGATGGTGTTGGGAGGCAGCGCCACCTCCACACGAGACATTCCTCACGACGCGGCGCATTACGGCAACCACCTGCGGCGGCTGGAGAGCTACGACCGCACCGGCACCGCCGAGAGACTCCGGTCCTACACCAAAGTCCTGTTCGTCAGGGAGCCTTTTGAGCGTCTGGTGTCGGCGTTTCGGGACAAGTTCGAGAGTCCGAACTCGTACTACCACCCGGTCTTCGGACGCCCCATCATCTCCAGATACCGCGCCAACGCCACACACACCGCCCTGCGCACTGGCGCCGGCGTCACCTTCAGGGAGTTCGTCCAGTACCTGCTGGACGTGCGCCGGCCGGTGGGGATGGACATCCACTGGGAGCCCATCAGCCAGCTGTGTAACCCCTGCCTCCTCAGGTACAACTTCATCGGCAAGTTCGAGAGCCTGAAGGAAGAAGCCAACTTCCTGCTGCAGAACATCGGAGCGCCGAGGAACCTCACGTTCCCGGACTTCAAGGACCGGAACCCACGAGCCGAGAGGACTTCCTCCAGGATCACCCAGAGCTACTTCTCACAGCTCAACGCCACCGAGAGGCAGAAGGCATTCGACTTCTACTACATGGACTACCTGATGTTCAACTACCCCAAACCCTTCACAGACCTGCACTGa